From the Rhea pennata isolate bPtePen1 chromosome 1, bPtePen1.pri, whole genome shotgun sequence genome, the window tcCGGCCCAGATCGATGAAAGCCCACGTTGTCCCTTGGAGCTGGCGGTGGCCGAGCCCGCGGTCCTGCACGGTTTTGGCATCCTCGAGCTGCTTACGTGTCAGCCCTTCGCTGCCCGCCGCGTCGCCCGGACGCCTTTCTGCATTGCACCGGGTGCGGGAAGCACCAGGGCTTCTACTGCCTCGTTAATAAGTACCGAAGGCATCGCCCCGGCGCGACTTTCCCCGCTGCGAACACAGCTGTTTTCACACTGCCTGCCCAGCCGGGAGACCCTGCCCTCAAATCCGGCCGTTGGCACCTCCGCATTCGGTCTCCGCTGGTTCGGGAGCCCTCCCAGGGGCCTCCCCGCTGTGGGGCCTTCATCCATGGCAATCCAGATGTTTTCCAGCTCATTGCCCCCCACCTGCTGCCATCCTGCTGCTTGCTACTCAGCGAGACCCCAGCCGCTGCAACGCAGCCGTTCGCAGACCCCCGCCCCGCTCCAGCCAGCTGTTTGCAGCGGGGGGCTCCCCCCATTGCATCCAGCTGTTTGCACATGAAAAATCCACACACCCCCCCCGCCACCATCTCTGCGGCTGTTTGCACTTGGGGGCACCCCTACTCCAGACCCCCAGAGGTTCCCCCTTCCCATAACCCAGCTGTTCACCGATGCTACTGGAATCCAGCTGTTTACGGTGCCGCCTCCCAATCCAGCTGTTTCCACCCCATCCAATCCAGCTGCTAGCGACCTGTACCCCCATCAATCCAGCTGTTCACGGGTCCTACTGGAATCCAGCTGTTTGCGGTGCCGCCTCCCAATCCAGCTGTTGCCACCCCATCCGATCCAGTTGCCAGCGACCTGCACCCCATCAATCCAGCTGTTGCAgcccctccccgctcccccctccccgccggggATCCAGATGTTCCGGGCTGTCCCtccgcgcagcgcggccgctcccgctcccctgccttccccccccgcagccccttccccgctgcgcggccgcgggggcggcgcgggggcggcgcgggggcggagcggcggcggcggccggcggcagcgcggcggccgcggcgcccagcgccgccggAGCCCGCTGCATCCCGCCGCCGGTAAGTGCCGCGCacggcggggcagcgccgggtCGGGGCGGGCGGGCTGAGACCTCGCCGGCCTGGGTCGCCCTGGGCTCGGCAGGGCCGGAGCAAAGAGGGCAGGATCGGACCGAAACCGCCTGGCTCTGATTTTGTGGTCGAACCGAACCGGGCAGGATCAGGCCGAGCCAGATCGGACGGGGAGCTGAAAGTGGCTCGGTTGAGCCAAACCGGATGGGATCGTGATAGGCGTGAACTGGATCAGATCGAGCCGAACCGGTCCAGGTCCAAACGAACCGGATCGGGATCGGATCAGACCGAACCGGACCAGTCCAGAGAGAACTGGACCAGTTTGAACAGGACGGGCCTGAACCGAACTGAACCCCGGGGGAGCCCGGCGGGTGTTGGGGGGTCTGTGCCCTTCCCTGTGCGCCCCGGAGGGGCTTCTCCCACCCTGGGGCTCCCGGCGCTCCTCCGGGCCGGGATGCCCGGCGCCGGCAGCATCTCGCCGCCGGGCAGCATCCGCGGGCAGCTGCGTACGCGTGCAGCGCCGAGCGCGCGGGGCAGGCTCCGGCAGGCGtgtctgtgtgcgtgtgtgtgtgtgcgcgtgtgcagGCATGTATCCGAGTGTGCGCCTGTTAGACGTCTCCATAGGggagtgtatgtgtgtgtgcacgcgtgtgtgcacatgtatgGCTGGGCGTGCATGCGTGTTTCTGCCTGGGGGcgtatacatgtatgtatacacgTGTATAGAGgagtgtgtatatgtgtgtgtatatatatgtgtgtgtgtatatatatgtgtattatgtgtgcgtgtgtatgtatatttgtaCATTTATATGTATAGaggtgcatatatatatttatatacctGTTTGTGCATGTTTGCATACCTAtgaagcatatatatatatttgtgtgtgtgtgtatatatacatgcatagaggtgtgtgtgtgtgtgtgtatatatatatatgtgtatatatatatataagggGGTATACTTGTGGGTACAGaggtgtatatatatttgtatacacaTTATagagtgtgtgtatatatatgtgtgtgtgtgtatatatatacttgCAAGcatgtatatgcatgtgtgtatgcacGTGGGTGAAGAGACGGGTGTATTTGCGGCTGTGGGTGCGGGCGTGTTTGTATATGCACACGGTTTTACACCCGTGCACGTGGGCGTGGGCGTGCGTATCGGGGTTTGCAGCGACACGCGTGCCCCGGGGGCTGCGAAGGTCCCGTCGGCAGCGAGCCCAGCGCCGGGGGGAAGAGCTCTCCCGGCCGCCGCTTCCCCTCCAGCGCCGGCGAATTCCCAGCAGAGGCTGGGACAGCTCGTTACGGGATTAACTCCTGCCCTTCCCGGCTCCTGGCCCCGCAGGAAGGACCGGAGGATGCGAAACACAGCGCggggaggggtgtgtgtgtggggggggggcttgggCTGGAGTCTCTGTCAGACCAGAAAGTCTGGCTCTCCGGGCAGCCCCAAGCTACGgcttttttagctttttccGCCTTCTCCGATCACCTTTCCCGACCCGCCTAGCTAATCCCTGCCGCCCCGTtcccccgcggcgcggccgggcctTGCAGGCGAGCTGGGTCGCGGGCCGTTTTTAAGGTAGAAATTCGTGCAAGGATTTTAGAGAGCATCTCTTTACGCCGACGTGGtgatttcccttttcttttcttttcttttcttttcttttcttttcttttcttttcttttcttttcttttcttttcttttcttttcttttctcttctcttctcttctcttctcttctcttctcttctcttctcttctcttctcttctcttcttttctcttcttttctcttttcttttcttttcttttcttttcttttcttttcttttcttttcttttcttttcttttcttttcttttcttttcttttcttttcttttcttttcttttcttttcttttccagtttttgcCGGGTAATGGGATGGGGCTGCAGGAGGcttctgcctcccccccccccccccccatgaaaTCAGCTTTTCCAAGCCCCGCCTGGCAGGCTGGAAGCTGCTGCGGCCCCACGGCTGGTTCGCGGCCCGTGTTTCGGAGCGGGCGCGAAGGAAGCCGCCGATCCCGGCACAGCGatggcttttttgttgttgttgttgtgtgcccccccccccccccccgtcgcCCCCGTGCAAGTTTTCCCACAGGGCAGGAGACTCTCAACCCTTGCAAAGGGAAAagtggggcaggggagggatCTCTTCCTGCAGCATGCAGGTTGGGCAAATCCCCTTATCTCCGTGCATTTTAACAGCCCAAAATGGGGCAGTTTGGACCCACTCAtccaggttttcttttttttgggggggggggggggaaggcgggAAGTGCTGACTCGGCACTTTCGCTTCCACCTCCGCCAAAAAGCAGAACCGGGCCCGTCGCGTTCAGCCGCTTCAGATGCCGCCGGGCCCCAGCGACTTCCCTCCGAAAGggattttccccttttttttttccattttttttctccccctccccgtGAGCGCGGGCAAATTTTTTCCCGCGGGATGGAGGCAGCACCGGGCTGCAAGGGAAAAAGGCTGTACGGGGGGCCGAGCCCCCGGCAAAGCCAAGCTCGGGACGAGTGGCTTGCATGTTTGCACAGCGGAGGGGAAAAGCGCCGACTCTGCTAACAAAAACTGCTTCTTTAAAACATCCATTAAGAGAAAAACTCGCCTTTCTGGGTGGTTTTGGCCCTTTTTCGCGCCCGGCGGTGCCTTATGCTCCCAGCATCCGCGTTTCTCCGCTAGGCCCCAACTTTTTTGCTTCCTCAATTAATTTGCACAGCCGACCGCGGCTCTTTGGGGTGTTTATTTTGCCCCTTCTCTTGGGGTCCCGCGAGCTGCCGGGCAGAGCCCGAGCGCGGGGCCCGCTGCCAGGCACCGAGCGCGGGAGTGTTTTGAGCCCGGTTCCCGcagggcagcgccgggcggcagGAGGGGACCGCGGGGGCAATACAAATGGGGGGAAAAGCGGGGAAAAGCCCCCCAAAAGAGAGCGCTGGGCCGCGAGCCGCGGCGTCCCGGCCAGCCGGCCCTTCCGGTCGTGCCGCTTTCGCTGCCAGCCCTGCCCCGGCGCAGGCGGGCCGAGGGCAGGCGTGCGGGCGCGTGTGCGTGCGGGCGTGCTGGGGGGCTGCATGCGTGCGGGGCTGGGCACGCGTGTGTGTTGGGAGGTGCATGCACGGTGCGTGTGGGTCCATGTGCGTGCACGTGTGCTGGGGTGCGCCTGTCTCTGGGTCTGCGTGCAAGCATGTGCGTGCACGCGTGTCGGCGTGTGCATGTCTCCGGGTCCGTGTGCACGCGCGTGCACGCGTGCATGTTGGGGGTGCATGCCTGAgtgcacgcgtgtgcacacACGTGTGTCAGCGTGTGCCTGCCTGTGGCTCTGTGTGCACGCGTGTACGTGCGCGTTGGGGTCTGCATCGACGCATGCGCTGGGCCGCGCACCTACATGTAGCCAGCACCATGGGCACGTGTCGCACACGCGTGTGTCGGGGCGTGTGGCGATTGGCCCTCGCCGAGCCGCCCCGTGCCAggtttctgttctcctttccgGGGCTGCTGGCGAGGAAAGGGGAAGCGCTGCTTGACGCAcacagcagtgcccagcagcggGGCGCAGCACCCACATCCCCCGGCACCCCGGGCACCTGCCAGACACGCTCCGGGCACCCCCAGGCCAGCCTGCACCTCCCTGGGGCGCCGGGCCACCTTCCCCACTCCGGGCAGCGATCCTGTGAGCACCCGCGGGGTGGTGGGGGCACCCGTGGGTGCTTGTGGCGGGGGGGGCAGGATGGGTGCTGTGTGGGTGGGACGGAGGTGGCTTGGGTGCCTGGGGTCCCCCTGGGGTCGTTGCTGGCTCTGAGGCAGCAGAGGAGGGTGCTGGGTCTGGCTGGTGACAACGGGGTGCAGGGGGCTTGGGGGGTGCTGGGGAACTCAGTGGGGTGCAGGGAGCTCCGTGGGGTGCAGGAGGCTcaggagggtgctgggggctCAGGAGGTTACAGGGGGACTCAGGAGGATGCAGAGGCTCAGCGGGGTGCAGGGCTGGCCAATCCCCACACCGGAGCTGCCAGGGTGGCACCCGCTCGCGGGGGTCCCTCGGTCCCTGGACTCGCACCGGCCacatccccccaccccgccgcaCCGCCGTCCCCTCCCAACTGCGCGCCTGGCCAGAGCGTGGAGCCCCCGCGGCCACGGTCCTCTGGCGGCCGAGCTGCTTTCAGCCCCCTGGGCTCCTCCGGGGCGCTCAGCACCCTCGGGTGCTGTGCAAAGTCAGCCCGGCCCAGAGGCAAAGGGAGGTGACCGGGGCCAGGCAGGAGGGGCGGTGGCAGAGCACCAAGGGCGGCCCAGGGGCCCAATGGAATTGTCTCGAATTTCTCGGCTTTTCTCgaatttctcatcttttctcgAATTTCTCGGCGCTTGCTTCTCACGGTGCGGCGAAGAGGCCGGCTCCAGTCTCAGCCCCCCTGCGCTAAGCCTGACCCCAGTGCCCACCCCCACCCCTCACCGTCCTCTCACCCATGTCCCCAGGCGGCAGGAGATACCAGCCCCAGTATCTCCACGGGATGATGGTGCTGAGCGTGCGGGTGCTCAGCCCCACCGGGCAGGCTGGCGCGGCAGCAGGGTTTTGGCACCCCCTGCAGAAGCGGACACAATCCTGAGGCGATGCCGTGCTTTCCTCTGGGGTAGCTCCAGGATCGGGGCGGTTGGACCTTGGGCGAAGCTCTCAGTGTGGCTGCGAGCTCCTCTGGTGGTACCATCAAGGTGGCCTCCTGCCCCGGGGTGGAGACCGCCCGCTGCCCTAAATCGATGGGGAAAAGCGATGTTTCTAGGGTGTGATCCTGCAGAGCTGAGTGGGGGAAGGAGATGGGGAAGGCTGGGGCGATGGCATGGTGCACGCCATGGGGCAGACGGTAGGTTTAACCCAGGAGGGTAGACGTGGCCTCAGGACCAAGCATGGTGCATAACCTGCTGCTGACTGAGGCCACTGTGGGTTGTCGTTTGTAGGCGCTGCTGACGAGTGTCAGGTCGGCAGAGAAGGccctggtggtggtgctgggacCATGGAGAACGTCACGGCCAGCAGTGCCAGGAACTCATGCACCTTCCACGAGGAGTTCAAGCAGGTCCTGCTGCCCCTGGTCTACTCGGTGGTGTTCATGATCGGGCTGCCTCTCAACGCCATCGTCATCGGGCAGATCTGGCTGTCCCGCAAGGCACTCACCCGCACCATGATCTACATGCTGAACCTGGCCACGGCCGACCTGCTCTACGTGTGTTCCCTGCCACTCCTTATCTACAACTACACCCAGAAGGACTACTGGCCCTTTGGGGATTTCACCTGCAAATTCGTCCGCTTCCAGTTCTACACCAAcctgcacagcagcatcctcttcCTCACCTGCATCAGCGTCCAGCGGTACCTGGGCATCTGCCATCCCTTGGCCTCCTGGCACAAGAAGAAGGGCAAGAAGTTCACGTGGCTGGTGTGCACGGTGGTGTGGCTCCTAGTCATCGCCCAGTGCTTGCCCACCTTCGTCTTTGCCTCCACAGGCACACAGAGGAACCGCACCGTGTGCTATGACCTGAGCCCCCCAGGCCGCTCCACCAGCTACTTCCCCTACGGCATCACGCTGACTGTCACCGGCTTTCTGCTCCCCTTCGTGGCCATCCTGGCCTGCTATTGCAGCATGACCAGGATCCTGTGCCAGAAGGATGAGCTCATTGGCTTGGCCGTGCGCAAGAAGAAGGATAAGGCCATCCGCATGATCATCATCGTGGTCATCGTCTTCTCCATCAGcttcttccctttccacctCACTAAGACCATCTACCTGATCGTCCGTTCCTCACCCAGCctgccctgcccagccctggaGACCTTTGCCATCACCTACAAGTGCACGCGGCCCTTTGCCAGCATGAACAGTGTCCTGGACCCCATCCTCTTCTACTTCACCCAGCGCAAGTTTCGGGAGAGCACCCGCTACCTCCTCGACAAGGTGAGCTCCAAGTGGAGGCATGACTACTGTGTGAAATACGGCTCATAGCCAGGAACGGATCCGGTTGTGGTGAAGGCAGCGCTGGGGCTGGAGACGGAGCAATTTTGTCTTTGAGCTACCACCGGTGGAGCTGAGATGGCATCAGCTGGAGGCCGGAGTGGTGGACCTCCGTTCAGCGTGAGGAGGATAACATCTCCTGAGCTTTCAGCACTTGCTGTCATCccctctgcctcagtttccccatccaCAATGTGAAGAACTGGGTGCTGCAAATAGCAGGCGAAGCAAATGGGGGTCACTGGAGTTGCAGGGAGGGCTTGTCCGTGTGTCTGCCAACACCACCAGCGGGATGGAGGACGGGCTGGGGTGAGCCCGGCATGGGCTGTTTCTGGCTCACAGACCTTTTGGCCCAATATgttttgctgcagaaacagTTTTCTGTCACCAGAGATGCAGGCCTTCTCGCAGGGGCAGCTCTGCACCCCGGCCGGACCGAGCCTCGAGGACGGACAGACGGTCTCAGCCGTCTCCCGGGACTCGCCGGGCTGCGTCGGGCGAATGCCACCTGCCTGGGCCTTTCTCGGGAGTTAATATTCTTGTGTTGAAAATACCTCCGTTCGTATTAAAACGAAGGAAAGGATCGTGTTTTATATGGGTAAAACCTGCCCTCCTTGGACCAGGAGCCGTGGACCATATATCCCATATATATGGAACAATGTATATAATAACCCCCCCCTTCcaaatacatatacatgcacaacTACGTATGaacacttacacacacacatttatacatacatatacatgctCTCTCTGTCTCTATGCACATCTACACCTATAGATACATATGTGTTTGTGCATGGGAAGGTTTGCAGTGCAGCACAGTATATGCATCATGAGTACTCCCTATCCCATATATATATCCTGTAATCAGGATAATCTACCCTATATACATTATACCTATCTATATAGTGGATGTAGGCAGGTATATATATCCCATAAGGGCAGAGCTGGCTTAAAACCTAAAGAGGTGCCCCGGGATGAGCGTATTTCCAAGCAGCACCAGTGATAACCGCCCGGACCGGTGTCCGGGAGCGACGGGAAGGCGGCGGGACGAGGACGGGCTGCCTCGGCCACCGCCGGCGatgccggccccggcggggggcACGACTCCCCTCGCAGCTTCCCCGGCTCCTCCCGAGCGAAGGCGAAGCGAGCCGGGCACCGGCTGCCCGGAGCAGGCGCAACGGCATCGCCCGGACCCAGGAGAGGGCGCAAAATATTCAGATTTGGAAGAATCTGGCTTGGGTGCGCAGCGCTGCCGCACGGCCACCGGCGGGGGCGGAGGGAgcccggccgcgctgcgggGTTTGGGGACCCCAtccatgcccccccccccccgccgccaccACCTCCGCTTCGCTCAGCTGGGCTCTGCAGCGGGTCGCTcagcccccctccctcctcgGCGAGGCAGCCGGCCCTGAAACGGGGCCGAAAA encodes:
- the P2RY6 gene encoding P2Y purinoceptor 6; translated protein: MENVTASSARNSCTFHEEFKQVLLPLVYSVVFMIGLPLNAIVIGQIWLSRKALTRTMIYMLNLATADLLYVCSLPLLIYNYTQKDYWPFGDFTCKFVRFQFYTNLHSSILFLTCISVQRYLGICHPLASWHKKKGKKFTWLVCTVVWLLVIAQCLPTFVFASTGTQRNRTVCYDLSPPGRSTSYFPYGITLTVTGFLLPFVAILACYCSMTRILCQKDELIGLAVRKKKDKAIRMIIIVVIVFSISFFPFHLTKTIYLIVRSSPSLPCPALETFAITYKCTRPFASMNSVLDPILFYFTQRKFRESTRYLLDKVSSKWRHDYCVKYGS